The following is a genomic window from Psychrobacter immobilis.
AATGACCCTCGTTTAACTGGTTTTGTCACTATTTCTAGTGTCAAAGTTAGTCCTGACTTAGGATATGCTGATGTCTATGTCACCATCATGGAGCCTGAGCTTAACGATTCCATGAATAAGACCAATCATGAAGAGAGTATCAAAGTACTTAATAAAGCGGCGGGCTTTTTGCGCACCGAATTAAGCCACAGCCTAAAAACACGTACCACACCACGCTTGCGTTTTCATTATGACGAAGTGACTGCTCGTGGTAATTACATGATGGATTTAATCAGTAAAGCAGTGATTAAGACTGAAGAAAATGAGTCTGACGAGCAAGAAAACGAAGAGTAGAAGGGTAAAAGTCGTTATGTCTATCGCATCTACGCAAGCGGATAAAAAGTCTAGTAATCACTCTAACAAGATTAAAGTCTCGGGTGTTATTTTAGTTGATAAACCTAAAGGTATGACTTCACAGCAAGTGGTGTCAAAGGTGAAGTATCTTTTTAAGTCGCCAAATCATGACAGTAAAAAAGCGGGGCACACAGGGACACTTGATCCAATGGCAACCGGTCTATTGCCGATTTGTATGGGTGAAGCGACGAAATTTAGTCATTATCAGCTAGATGCAGATAAATCTTATCAAGCAACTATTCTACTTGGTGGTCAAACTGATACGGGTGATGCCGATGGTCAAATCGTTGCACAAGCACCCATTCCAAAATTTGATCATGTCCTTTTAGACAAAGTCGCCCAGCAGTTTTTAGGTGCTCAGCAGCAGATACCACCGATGTATTCTGCACTAAAAAAAGATGGCAAAAAACTCTATGAGTATGCTCGTGCGGGAATCGAGGTAGAACGAGCGCCTAGAGATATTGTAATCAAGGCCATTGATTTAAAAGCGCTTGATCATGAGAAAATTCAATTGACAGTGACCTGTACTAAAGGTACTTATGTGCGTGTACTCGGTGAAGACATCGCCAAAGCGATGGGTACATTAGGGCATTTGACTGCATTACGCCGTACGCAGGTTGGTGATTTTAAAATCAATGATGCGATTACTTTGCCAGACTTAGAAGCATTAGTGTTCGATAACAGGCAAGAGCAATTGATGCCGGTAGATGCTTGCATTAATATTGAAGCTGAGATGGTGTTGACGGTTGAGCAGTGTGAGCGTATACACATGGGTCAACGTTTGAATGTATTTGAGCAGCTGACAGACAGTCTGCGCGACTATATTTCAACTAGTATTAGCCATCAGTCGTCTGTGTCAGAAAACAACGATATTCAACTAGATAGTGATATGGTTAGTAGTGACGATGACCAACAACCCTTGATCCATGAGATTCCAGCTGATATTCGTTTGATAAATCAGCAAGGGCATTTTCTTGGATTGGGTGCCGTAAGTCTCAACGGTAGATTGCAGCCTAAAAAATTAATCCAGCGTTAATGTTACGGTTCTTATATAACCCTCGTTTAAACACGATTTAGCTTACTAATAGTTTACACTAATCACATATCCTCACATTTTATTGCAGGTTTCACCTATGGTGGAACCTGTTTTTTT
Proteins encoded in this region:
- a CDS encoding ribosome-binding factor A: MNQRLQRLADQIQRELAVLIRDAVNDPRLTGFVTISSVKVSPDLGYADVYVTIMEPELNDSMNKTNHEESIKVLNKAAGFLRTELSHSLKTRTTPRLRFHYDEVTARGNYMMDLISKAVIKTEENESDEQENEE
- the truB gene encoding tRNA pseudouridine(55) synthase TruB, with amino-acid sequence MSIASTQADKKSSNHSNKIKVSGVILVDKPKGMTSQQVVSKVKYLFKSPNHDSKKAGHTGTLDPMATGLLPICMGEATKFSHYQLDADKSYQATILLGGQTDTGDADGQIVAQAPIPKFDHVLLDKVAQQFLGAQQQIPPMYSALKKDGKKLYEYARAGIEVERAPRDIVIKAIDLKALDHEKIQLTVTCTKGTYVRVLGEDIAKAMGTLGHLTALRRTQVGDFKINDAITLPDLEALVFDNRQEQLMPVDACINIEAEMVLTVEQCERIHMGQRLNVFEQLTDSLRDYISTSISHQSSVSENNDIQLDSDMVSSDDDQQPLIHEIPADIRLINQQGHFLGLGAVSLNGRLQPKKLIQR